One genomic region from Strix uralensis isolate ZFMK-TIS-50842 chromosome 19, bStrUra1, whole genome shotgun sequence encodes:
- the USP43 gene encoding ubiquitin carboxyl-terminal hydrolase 43 has translation MSAAAAAAAAAGGGGDGGGGPGRRRGGGGGGSPAGRRAGGGRRRRALRSLGSLAGRLLRTWARLAGGRGTRRAAPEDDEGGFRGGGPGGERRRRRPGAAAGGGSGNGSGGERPPGAQGLRNHGNTCFMNAVVQCLSNTAPLAEFLALGRYRARGARAEVTHRLAALVRALWTLDYTPQLSAEFKNIVSKHSSQFRGNAQHDALEFLLWLLDRMHEDLGAASPAQQTCVPEEPGEDGSGGASGSPPPGQHPRGQSFVQSHFQAQYRSSLTCPHCLKQSNTFDPFLCISLPIPLRQTRALNVTLVLQCERWRFVRVGLAVPLLGTVAELREMVAREGHIPPEQVILAEVSPRGFLRSLGDAEELGAAGEGAPLYAFQPPPARHAGCPRSLPASPGAAQPEGQRLLPAAARSSDCLHRGAGGRILLLLCNAAGTGPQLARFGPPLVLREERGVSWEQLQQSILAQLRALLRGEVRAQGAGALFRIRLAGGSAPCAYLSPQDPRPLCHPAVDRALQLSGAGGPPHVKLTVEWDMSTKERLFGNIQEEVVQDAESVRLQQQAHRQQHSCTLDECFQLYTKEEQLAPDDAWRCPHCKVLQQGTVKLSLWTLPDILIIHLKRFRQVAEHRHKLTTLVRFPLRGLDMAPHVAQRGQAGGQLLGRWAPWQPPLCLPPSCPRDYLYDLYAVCNHHGSMQGGHYTAYCCNALDGRWYSYDDSRVEGVQEAEVSTRSAYILFYQRRNATPAWSAGSSVRGSTASSLSDHWLARLAGSTRDTVATRGSPPGTPDATTALEKGGFEARPLVRGVQGRSLSVKLSPTTGPPRAVPPRWSFACKERGRPGVPGELVTYLESGRRPRCTRRSLLPLGTGGESGPDTPVAPSPTPTGPPKHPSKGQEEPGTPRAPRQPLRVPVLRRAASAGAEGSLRLPPKSQSSPGRSGEGTGGLLCHGLPRPEGDTGVPLARLSPGTAAMARSQSSASLPPRPKGGLRRSASLGRGAGGPPLLPRGPPGATLQRGRQPTGSLCSPAVPESSF, from the exons atgagcgcggcggcggcggcggcggcggcggcgggggggggcggcgacggcggcggcggccctgggCGGcgtcggggcggcggcggcggggggagcccggcggggcggcgggcggggggcgggcggcggcggcgagccctgcgctccctgggcagcctggccGGGCGGCTGCTCCGCACCTGGGCGCGCCTGGCCGGGGgccgcgggacccgccgcgccgccccggaGGATGACGAGGGAGGGTtccgggggggcggccccggcggggagcggcggcggcggcggcccggggcggcggcgggaggggggagcgggaACGGGAGCGGGGGGGAGCGGCCGCCGGGCGCGCAGGGGCTGCGGAACCACGGGAACACCTGCTTCATGAACGCCGTGGTGCAGTGCCTCAGCAACACGGCGCCGCTGGCCGAGTTCCTGGCGCTGGGCCGGTACCGCGCCCGCGGGGCCCGCGCCGAGGTCACCCACCGCCTGGCCGCGCTGGTCCGCGCCCTCTGGACCCTCGACTACACGCCGCAGCTCTCGGCCGAGTTCAAG AACATCGTCTCCAAGCACAGCTCACAGTTTCGGGGCAACGCGCAGCACGACGCCCTCGAGttcctgctctggctgctggacCGCATGCATGAGGACCTGGGTGCTGCCTCCCCTGCCCAGCAGACCTGTGTCCCTGAGGAG CCCGGCGAGGATGGGAGCGGCGGTGCCAGCGGTTCCCCACCGCCTGGCCAACATCCCCGCGGGCAGAGCTTCGTGCAGAGCCACTTCCAGGCGCAGTACAG GTCCTCCCTGACGTGCCCTCACTGCCTGAAGCAGAGCAACACCTTCGACCCCTTCCTGTGCATCTCCCTGCCCATCCCGCTGCGCCAGACCAG GGCTCTCAACGTCACCCTGGTGCTGCAGTGCGAGCGCTGGCGGTTCGTGCGGGTGGGACTGGCCGTGCCCCTGCTGGGCACCGTGGCCGAGCTGCGGGAGATGGTGGCACGGGAGGGACACATCCCCCCGGAGCAG GTGATCCTGGCCGAGGTGTCCCCGCGGGGCTTCCTGCGCTCCCTGGGCGACGCGGaggagctgggtgctgctggggagggggctcccCTCTACGCCTTCcagcccccccctgcccgccACGCAG gGTGCCCCCGCAGCCTGCCCGCCTCCCCCGGGGCGGCCCAGCCCGAGGGGCAGCGCCtgctgcccgccgctgcccgctcctCCGACTGCCTGcaccgcggggcgggcggccgcatcctgctgctgctctgcaacGCGGCGGGCACCGGCCCCCAGCTCGCCAG GTTTGGGCCGCCGCTGGTGCTGCGGGAGGAGCGGGGCGTCTCCTGggagcagctccagcagagcaTCCTGGCCCAGCTGCGGGCCCTGCTGCGGGGAGAGGTGCGGGCGCAG GGCGCGGGGGCCCTCTTCCGCATCCGCCTGGCTGGGGGCTCAGCCCCCTGTGCCTACCTGTCCCCACAGGACCCCCGCCCTCTCTGCCACCCGGCTGTCGACAG AGCCCTGCAGCTGAGCGGGGCGGGTGGCCCTCCCCACGTGAAGCTGACGGTGGAGTGGGACATGAGCACCAAAGAGCG cCTTTTCGGCAACATCCAGGAGGAGGTGGTGCAGGACGCCGAGAGCGTGCGGCTGCAGCAGCAAGCGCAccggcagcagcacagctgcacgCTGGACGAGTGCTTCCAGCTCTACACCAAGGAGGAGCAG CTGGCCCCGGACGATGCCTGGCGCTGCCCACACTGCAAGGTGCTGCAGCAGGGCACGGTGAAGCTGAGCCTCTGGACGCTGCCTGACATCCTCATCATCCACCTCAAGCGCTTTCGCCAGGTGGCTGAGCACCGGCACAAACTCACCACGCTGGTGAGGTTCCCCCTGCGGGGTCTTGACATGGCCCCCCATGTGGCGCAGCGGGGCCAGGCCGGCGGACAGCTGTTGGGGCGCTGGGCGCCCTGGcagccccccctctgcctgcccccGAGCTGCCCCCGTGACTACCTCTACGACCTCTACGCCGTCTGCAACCACCACGGCAGCATGCAGGGCGGCCACTACACCG ccTACTGCTGCAACGCCCTGGACGGGCGGTGGTACAGCTACGACGACAGCAGGGTGGAGGGGGTGCAGGAGGCCGAGGTGAGCACCCGCAGCGCCTACATCCTCTTCTACCAGCGCCGCAACGCCACGCCCGCCTGGTCGGCTGGGAGCTCCGTCAGGG GCTCCACGGCCTCCTCGCTCTCGGACCACTGGCTGGCCCGCCTGGCCGGCAGCACACGGGACACAGTGGCCACCCGGGGCTCCCCTCCCGGCACCCCCGATGCCACCACCGCCCTGGAGAAAG GTGGCTTCGAGGCCAGACCCTTGGTGCGGGGCGTCCAGGGCCGCAGCCTCAGCGTCAAGCTCTCGCCCACCACGGGCCCCCCCAGGGCCGTGCCCCCGCGCTGGTCCTTCGCCTGCAAggagcggggccggccgggggTCCCCGGGGAGCTGGTGACCTACCTGGAATCAGGGCGCCGGCCCCGCTGCACCCGCCGCTCCCTCCTCCCGCTCGGCACTGGTGGGGAGAGTGGCCCCGACACCCccgtggcccccagccccacgccaACTGGCCCCCCGAAACACCCCAgcaaggggcaggaggagccgggcaccccccgcgccccccgccagcccctccgtGTGCCCGTGCTGCGGCGAGCCGCCAGCGCTGGTGCCGAGGGGTCCCTGCGCCTGCCCCCCAAAAGCCAGAGCAGCCCGgggcggagcggggaggggacgggggggctCCTCTGCCATGGGCTGCCACGGCCGGAGGGGGACACAGGTGTCCCCCTGGCACGACTGTCCCCTGGCACGGCGGCCATGGCACGCTCGCAGAGCTCGGCCAgcctgcccccccgccccaaggGGGGCCTGCGGCGCTCAGCCTCACTGGGTAGGGGTGCGGGGGGACCCCCCCTGCtcccccggggtccccccggggCCACGCTGCAGCGGGGACGGCAGCCCACGGGCTCACTGTGCAGCCCGGCTGTCCCCGAGTCCAGCTTCTGA